One genomic window of Variovorax sp. RA8 includes the following:
- a CDS encoding CAP domain-containing protein: MTSINAATYTAGSEELAAFAKLNAERQTCGFGLLQQSTQLDTAASGHANYLLRNNKAGHFQDPSDPFFTGNNALDRANAAGYSRCSFSTTTRTSPAAAPT, translated from the coding sequence GTGACGAGCATCAATGCCGCTACCTACACGGCCGGCTCGGAGGAGTTGGCGGCCTTCGCCAAGCTCAACGCTGAGCGTCAGACCTGCGGTTTCGGTCTTCTGCAGCAGAGCACTCAGTTGGACACGGCCGCCTCCGGTCATGCGAACTACCTCCTTCGCAACAACAAGGCCGGCCACTTCCAGGACCCGAGCGATCCGTTCTTCACCGGTAACAACGCGCTTGACCGCGCCAATGCTGCCGGCTATTCACGTTGCTCGTTCTCGACGACAACGCGGACATCACCGGCGGCAGCGCCAACCTGA